The Drosophila suzukii chromosome X, CBGP_Dsuzu_IsoJpt1.0, whole genome shotgun sequence DNA window TCCAAATAAAACTCTTTTCGATTTGTCGGGCCAAAAGTGTGcgcatttattaatttttaaagacCTATATCCGATTAAACCACGCCTAACACTTGtgtatatttttgataaattttAAGTGGCCAAAAATGTGCGCTTacatcttacaatttttttagaCCTGTTGAGAccatctattttttttttgttgtatatattttttaaatagtattCTTTTACTTTTGCAATagacatatatttttttttgtcaccTTACTTCCGAAAAAAAATTCCAGCTCTTGGTTTCTAAATGGCTTACTTCCGAAAAAAAATTCTAGCTCTTTGGTTTCTCTTTGGCTGTTTGATAGTTACTAGTATATTGTGGGTAGATTAGACGGCGGTGCCGTTGATGAGATCGTAGGGATCCCTGTTCTGGCCCATGCCAAAGAGACTGGCATGGGAACGCCGACGCTCCCGCTCGATCTCATCGAGATCGAAGGCATCGCTCACGAAGCTGGACCGCCGCTGCTGATCGTCGAATGCGTAGCCGCGCTGGAATTTCGGCGGACCAGAAACGGGGACAGAACCCGTCCCTCCAGGTCCACCAGTCCCAGCCGCCGGAGTTGGATAGATCGGCTGCGGATGCTGCTGATAGCCATTCGAGTAGTTCGACGGGGACGAGGGTATCGCCGTGGGCCACTGCACCTGACCCTTTGGTGGAGCCACCTGGGGCAGGGTCAAAGTGGAGGACACGAAGAGATTCTGGCGCTGCAGCTGCTGAAGTGGAtactgctgatgctgctgctgattGAGCATCAGCTGGGAGAACCTCTGCTGACTGGCGCCCAAGGGAAAGCCCTGCGAGGCCAGCGAGTCGGACGACTGCCGCAGGAAGCAGCGCGGCAGGGTGCGACTCTGGCCAAGATCGGCCGGCGGGGGCAGGGGCATGCGCATCCCCATCCCCGGATATCCACCCACCACCGGGTAGCTGGGGTCCGTGTGCAGGGACAGGTTCGAGTTGAGCCTGCGCAGGGGCTGGCCCAAGGGGTCCACGCACATGGACGTGCGACGCGGCACCACCAACTGGGCGTGGTCTGTAAGAATCCATACAAAATATAGTTAATAATGTCCAATTTAACTCCTGTTATGATAAAGACAAACCCATCAAAAAATCTCATGCCATAAAATTACTGGATTAACTTAATATTCACAAGTACACACAGAGAAATATcaaagaacattgttcttgaattgagaacattcgttcttaagaACCGTGCAAgcacattttggtatcaatgttctcaatattagaacgaaatggtgagaagaaaaaagttaaattgagtttatttaacaacttgattcgagcaaaataaaaacattttcaaattaaaaatgtcgttctatttttaagaacattttcaaaatgTTAAACAGATAATGAAAATAGCAATGTATTTATCgtaaatttattgaaattcTACAACTAATTCTAATAAATTCTAAACACATGTTTAGAATAGTGCCTCACCTCCCACCACATAGAGATGATCTTCCTCGATGCGGTTGAACTGCTTGAAACCGTGATCATCCCCGTCGGCATCGTCGTCGTCATCGAGATTGGAGACCTTCATGGCCTCCTCCCGCTTTGCTGCTCCCTGCTCCTCCGgcagctcctcctcctccgcctcctcACCGCCGCTGATGTAGTATATGTTCTTGGGCTTGCTGCGCATCCCGGCCCGGCGGCAGAACTCCTGGAAGAGCTCGTCCTTGGTCTTCCGCAAGCCCCGCTTCAGGCCGCACAGCCGCGACTGGTCCTCCAACTGGGTCTGCGAGGATGGGGGCTTGCTGGAGGACGAGACGGAGATCTTCGTGTTCGTATTGGTGGCCATGTTGCGCTGCTGCTTGCGCTTCATTTGGGCGGAGGGCGGCTCCGGAGCCGGGTATATATCCGTGGCGGTGGACACGGATCGGGTCAGGGGAAACTCCTGGGGCAGGTCGGCGAAGAGGGGGGGAGCGGGCAGGGGATCTGGGTCGTGGTCGGGCGGGGGAGCGGGCAGAGGAGCGGGAACGGGAAGGGGCAGAGGGAGGGGGACCGGGACATGGGCGGAGGACACCGGCGCCTCCGTGCAGAGCTCGTTCAGAGATTTGGCAAAACTGCGCGAGTGCAGGTTGCACTTGGACACCGCCGGCTTTTCAAAGTAGAAGCTAAGCAATATACATATTTGTTTTATCAAGAAGTaactatattttatttctaaaAACTAGAGTGTATGTCAAAAAATATTCGTCCTgattttttcatttaattttatgcaATAACAAAAACCCAAGATTTGACTATTGATTTTagttaaaaactaaaattataCGAGTCAtggcatttaaaaattataattttaattcaTATCCAAACTTTGCTATATTCTTTAAAAGCCCCTATATTTCTTACCGCCTCTCCAAGTCGTTGTGTAGATAGAGATTTAAGTTCGATCCAGCGTTGGGGTGTTTGCGACAAGCTCCCGGAAGGGTTTGCGTCTGTCCAAGACGACCCATCTGGACACCGCGGCCGGCGTCGTGGACCTGGTGGAGGCGGGCATTGGCGCCGCTCCTCAGGATTCCGTGTGGTGGCTGTTGACCCTGGCCCTGTGCCTGTGCCTGGTGACCCTGGTGACCCGCTCCACTGATTGCCTCCTGGCTGGCGGTGTTGATGCCGCCGGGCTGCTTGTAACGCTTGTAGGAATCGCTCAAGGGATGCTGGCCCTCTTTGAACTTGGCGTGGATATTTGCCACACTAAAACAGGGCAGGCGCTAAAGAGAAATGcgtatatattatatatatatatatatatatgacgAAGCAGATGAAGTTTTAAAAGAGCGCAGGATAAGTTGCAGCTAATCCCGAAGGACTCATCCGGCGACGCTTGCATGTATGCTGAAAGGTTTCTGCAGTCAAGCGGGAGAATTACGAATCAAGAGGTTGCCAATGCGCCCGGGGATTTAGGAATGCACTTACACAAAGATTGGTGATATATGGAAATCAAGCAGGCCCCAATCATTAAGAACAAACAATACTTATACAGAAAAGCAAACACCAGTTTCAAGATATTTAAGT harbors:
- the stg1 gene encoding uncharacterized protein stg1, translating into MRDYPSVPNVFRVASTHSINSENPYNNVRPANANCNTIERQPLAIHQLTTSASIEHSHPSQQQQQLLLHHQQQQQQQQQQHLHHSPYATLPRGQRFAPQQHQPTGLINTISGSIPATGFSSLAGSFSDLQLNNISSMGNPNWSNNSNQRQQQHRQQQQQQQQQQRQVASLSRHQPAKEVQQQQQQQQQEQQQHVQRQQQHGLASGVAGAPDPQSGTSNITTVHGGYLWLLTPVAASISVAIVIAALAGPQWLFTEEKLPNANYNGTANFKAMDDGAYITKYTKSSLWILCTSLPGQDVDSSYNCVKIDYFSNEGYQPDPHDSTAAIPYTVTKSCPIFLAAGVFLVISFIVFLIPTCSHQNNLYYFSAGILFIVSGLVMLIGLIAYISILKAEIGSKLRPRSTLQPALIKVSYGQSFFLFVFGFIITEFVGVLNIFLFINLQEVSYYSRLPCFSVANIHAKFKEGQHPLSDSYKRYKQPGGINTASQEAISGAGHQGHQAQAQGQGQQPPHGILRSGANARLHQVHDAGRGVQMGRLGQTQTLPGACRKHPNAGSNLNLYLHNDLERRFYFEKPAVSKCNLHSRSFAKSLNELCTEAPVSSAHVPVPLPLPLPVPAPLPAPPPDHDPDPLPAPPLFADLPQEFPLTRSVSTATDIYPAPEPPSAQMKRKQQRNMATNTNTKISVSSSSKPPSSQTQLEDQSRLCGLKRGLRKTKDELFQEFCRRAGMRSKPKNIYYISGGEEAEEEELPEEQGAAKREEAMKVSNLDDDDDADGDDHGFKQFNRIEEDHLYVVGDHAQLVVPRRTSMCVDPLGQPLRRLNSNLSLHTDPSYPVVGGYPGMGMRMPLPPPADLGQSRTLPRCFLRQSSDSLASQGFPLGASQQRFSQLMLNQQQHQQYPLQQLQRQNLFVSSTLTLPQVAPPKGQVQWPTAIPSSPSNYSNGYQQHPQPIYPTPAAGTGGPGGTGSVPVSGPPKFQRGYAFDDQQRRSSFVSDAFDLDEIERERRRSHASLFGMGQNRDPYDLINGTAV